A part of Geothermobacter hydrogeniphilus genomic DNA contains:
- a CDS encoding hydrogenase iron-sulfur subunit: MAGFEYKPSVIGFLCTWUAYGAADLSGVSRQQYSTETKIIRVMCTGRVDISFVLRAFSRGADGVFIGGCWPGECHYVTEGNYDALFNMHLCRKLLQRIGINPLRLRLEWIAASEGARYAEVMNDFGKQLKGFGPLGKGEGIEPETLKLKLEALNKMVPYIKLVERERLRARFATEEEYADYFASEDFARLFDQLLVDKLAISQLTLLLRQKPLSSAEIARALDLEPGDVSRHLKESTTQGLVRFDAEQKCFALA; this comes from the coding sequence ATGGCAGGATTTGAATACAAGCCCAGCGTCATCGGATTCTTGTGCACCTGGTGAGCGTACGGGGCTGCGGACCTGTCTGGAGTTTCCAGACAACAATATAGTACCGAAACCAAGATTATCCGGGTCATGTGTACCGGCCGGGTTGACATCTCCTTTGTCCTGCGCGCTTTTTCCAGGGGCGCGGACGGGGTCTTCATCGGCGGCTGCTGGCCGGGCGAATGCCACTACGTGACCGAGGGCAATTATGATGCCCTGTTCAACATGCACCTCTGCCGCAAGCTGCTTCAGCGGATCGGCATCAACCCGCTGCGCCTGCGGCTGGAATGGATCGCCGCCTCGGAAGGGGCCCGCTACGCCGAGGTGATGAACGACTTCGGCAAGCAGCTCAAGGGCTTCGGCCCGCTCGGCAAGGGCGAGGGGATCGAACCCGAGACCCTGAAGCTGAAGCTGGAGGCCCTCAACAAGATGGTTCCCTACATCAAGCTGGTGGAGCGGGAACGGCTGCGAGCACGGTTTGCCACCGAAGAGGAGTACGCCGACTATTTCGCCAGCGAGGATTTTGCGCGGCTGTTCGACCAGCTGCTGGTCGACAAGCTGGCCATCAGCCAGCTGACCCTGCTGCTGCGGCAGAAGCCGCTCAGCAGCGCGGAGATCGCCCGGGCCCTGGACCTGGAGCCGGGTGACGTGTCGCGGCACCTCAAGGAGTCGACCACCCAGGGGCTGGTCCGCTTCGACGCCGAGCAGAAGTGCTTCGCGCTGGCGTGA